In Chiroxiphia lanceolata isolate bChiLan1 chromosome 9, bChiLan1.pri, whole genome shotgun sequence, one DNA window encodes the following:
- the SPATA1 gene encoding spermatogenesis-associated protein 1 isoform X2 yields MLFSQMRPQTSQLVELHVFYVPAEVWNFKLNTVPVALTSKFVSAGFIRVSPHITLRVLREKLGEYLGGVTVADKFKFLKCIGKKLAVALYPELYLLPGVEYFEDVYPLSTQPRHHFNAEAKRFVHGSRLPSLPQQKPEKSKPFLENIQSKHQLENLEVHSPVEWGEKEPVPVLHTNHKQDHNNRIQEEQIQFREKDQNGSDGSLFTPSHPNPADWESGKCDMILQSSEQNHLSQDQKDRNTPKWNDKAKGTAFTLHINHSDEQGQDNQAPRNHIKYQQALTNMENNEHQKETKLRRDRTQDAEILKIMERQTTEYVHKKQSLQQYSTRKTIGDLSEKLDNQADESKQNHLTCPKEYISPPSPPLLSVNPAQVPVLQAAKNKMAEQLQQMKKDRRHMEKTREELIKKAKGLLEQNKLRRYHVREEWKKKYFETKKATVSLEDTLNKLRQDLEVYHQKLLLQLEARDSQNRPNNTTNSKNYTIIRITTVQHELDHLQRKLDDTKMKLIKEIKLRKQAAYDLRALRAELTQKKIHSALILQYRKSGI; encoded by the exons ATGTTGTTCAGTCAAATGAGACCTCAAACATCACAG TTGGTGGAGCTCCATGTTTTTTATGTCCCAGCAGAAGTGTGGAACTTCAAGCTGAATACAGTTCCTGTAGCTCTTACTAGCAAATTTGTCTCAGCTGGATTTATAAG GGTGTCTCCTCACATCACATTAAGAGTGCTGCGGGAGAAGCTTGGAGAATACCTGGGTGGAGTTACAGTTGCAgataaattcaaatttttaaaatgcattggGAAAAAACTAGCAGTG GCACTTTATCCTGAATTATATTTATTACCTGGAGTGGAATACTTTGAAGATGTTTATCCATTATCAACTCAACCAAGACATCACTTCAATGCAGAAGCTAAAAGGTTTGTTCATGGATCAAGATTACCCAGTCTTCCCCAgcaaaaacctgaaaaaagcaaaccatttTTAGAAAACATACAAAGTAAGCATCAACTAGAAAATCTGGAAGTGCACAGTCCCGTGGAATGGGGTGAGAAAGAACCTGTTCCAGTTTTGCACACAAACCATAAGCAAGACCATAACAACAGGATTCAAGAAGAACAGATACAGTTTAGAGAAAAAG ATCAAAATGGATCTGATGGATCTCTCTTCACACCAAGTCATCCAAATCCTGCAGATTGGGAATCTGGAAAGTGTGACATGATATTacagagctctgagcagaaTCATCTCAGCCAAGATCAAAAAGACCGTAATACTCCTAAGTGGAATGACAAAGCCAAAGGAACTGCTTTTACTCTTCACATAAACCACAGTGATGAACAAGGCCAGGATAACCAAGCACCCCGAAATCACATTAAATATCAACAAG CATTaacaaacatggaaaataatgagcaccagaaagagacaaaattaAGAAGAGACAGAACACAGGATGctgaaattcttaaaataatggAAAGACAAACTACAGAATATGTGCACAAAAAACAAAG CTTGCAGCAATACAGTACTAGGAAGACTATAGGTGATCTTAGTGAAAAACTGGATAATCAG GCAGATGAAAGCAAGCAAAATCATCTTACTTGTCCAAAAGAATACATTTCACCTCCTAGTCCACCTTTACTTTCTGTAAATCCAGCTCAAGTTCCTGTACTTCAGGCAGCAA AAAACAAGATGGCAGAACAATTGCAACAAATGAAGAAAGACAGAAGGCATATGGAAAAAACTAGAGAAGAACTGATCAAAAAAGCTAAAGGACTACTGGAACAAAATAAGCTGAGAAGATACCATG TTCGTgaggaatggaaaaagaagtaCTTTGAAACTAAGAAAGCTACAGTTTCACTGGAGGACACTTTAAACAAATTACGACAAGATTTAGAGGTTTACCACCAGAAATTGCTCTTGCAATTGGAAGCCAGAGATAGCCAAAACCGACCAAACAATACAACAAACTCCAAG AATTACACAATCATCCGGATTACTACAGTGCAGCATGAACTCGATCACCTGCAGAGGAAGCTAGATGATACAAAAATGAAACtcataaaagaaattaag CTGAGAAAGCAGGCAGCATATGATTTACGGGCACTGAGAGCGGAACTGACACAGAAGAAGATTCATTCTGCTTTAATTCTCCAGTACAGAAAATCAGGAATTTAA
- the SPATA1 gene encoding spermatogenesis-associated protein 1 isoform X1 yields MLFSQMRPQTSQLVELHVFYVPAEVWNFKLNTVPVALTSKFVSAGFIRVSPHITLRVLREKLGEYLGGVTVADKFKFLKCIGKKLAVVKAKQETELELKSFAPPYALYPELYLLPGVEYFEDVYPLSTQPRHHFNAEAKRFVHGSRLPSLPQQKPEKSKPFLENIQSKHQLENLEVHSPVEWGEKEPVPVLHTNHKQDHNNRIQEEQIQFREKDQNGSDGSLFTPSHPNPADWESGKCDMILQSSEQNHLSQDQKDRNTPKWNDKAKGTAFTLHINHSDEQGQDNQAPRNHIKYQQALTNMENNEHQKETKLRRDRTQDAEILKIMERQTTEYVHKKQSLQQYSTRKTIGDLSEKLDNQADESKQNHLTCPKEYISPPSPPLLSVNPAQVPVLQAAKNKMAEQLQQMKKDRRHMEKTREELIKKAKGLLEQNKLRRYHVREEWKKKYFETKKATVSLEDTLNKLRQDLEVYHQKLLLQLEARDSQNRPNNTTNSKNYTIIRITTVQHELDHLQRKLDDTKMKLIKEIKLRKQAAYDLRALRAELTQKKIHSALILQYRKSGI; encoded by the exons ATGTTGTTCAGTCAAATGAGACCTCAAACATCACAG TTGGTGGAGCTCCATGTTTTTTATGTCCCAGCAGAAGTGTGGAACTTCAAGCTGAATACAGTTCCTGTAGCTCTTACTAGCAAATTTGTCTCAGCTGGATTTATAAG GGTGTCTCCTCACATCACATTAAGAGTGCTGCGGGAGAAGCTTGGAGAATACCTGGGTGGAGTTACAGTTGCAgataaattcaaatttttaaaatgcattggGAAAAAACTAGCAGTG gtgaaagcaaagcaagaaacaGAGCTGGAACTGAAGTCATTTGCTCCTCCTTAT GCACTTTATCCTGAATTATATTTATTACCTGGAGTGGAATACTTTGAAGATGTTTATCCATTATCAACTCAACCAAGACATCACTTCAATGCAGAAGCTAAAAGGTTTGTTCATGGATCAAGATTACCCAGTCTTCCCCAgcaaaaacctgaaaaaagcaaaccatttTTAGAAAACATACAAAGTAAGCATCAACTAGAAAATCTGGAAGTGCACAGTCCCGTGGAATGGGGTGAGAAAGAACCTGTTCCAGTTTTGCACACAAACCATAAGCAAGACCATAACAACAGGATTCAAGAAGAACAGATACAGTTTAGAGAAAAAG ATCAAAATGGATCTGATGGATCTCTCTTCACACCAAGTCATCCAAATCCTGCAGATTGGGAATCTGGAAAGTGTGACATGATATTacagagctctgagcagaaTCATCTCAGCCAAGATCAAAAAGACCGTAATACTCCTAAGTGGAATGACAAAGCCAAAGGAACTGCTTTTACTCTTCACATAAACCACAGTGATGAACAAGGCCAGGATAACCAAGCACCCCGAAATCACATTAAATATCAACAAG CATTaacaaacatggaaaataatgagcaccagaaagagacaaaattaAGAAGAGACAGAACACAGGATGctgaaattcttaaaataatggAAAGACAAACTACAGAATATGTGCACAAAAAACAAAG CTTGCAGCAATACAGTACTAGGAAGACTATAGGTGATCTTAGTGAAAAACTGGATAATCAG GCAGATGAAAGCAAGCAAAATCATCTTACTTGTCCAAAAGAATACATTTCACCTCCTAGTCCACCTTTACTTTCTGTAAATCCAGCTCAAGTTCCTGTACTTCAGGCAGCAA AAAACAAGATGGCAGAACAATTGCAACAAATGAAGAAAGACAGAAGGCATATGGAAAAAACTAGAGAAGAACTGATCAAAAAAGCTAAAGGACTACTGGAACAAAATAAGCTGAGAAGATACCATG TTCGTgaggaatggaaaaagaagtaCTTTGAAACTAAGAAAGCTACAGTTTCACTGGAGGACACTTTAAACAAATTACGACAAGATTTAGAGGTTTACCACCAGAAATTGCTCTTGCAATTGGAAGCCAGAGATAGCCAAAACCGACCAAACAATACAACAAACTCCAAG AATTACACAATCATCCGGATTACTACAGTGCAGCATGAACTCGATCACCTGCAGAGGAAGCTAGATGATACAAAAATGAAACtcataaaagaaattaag CTGAGAAAGCAGGCAGCATATGATTTACGGGCACTGAGAGCGGAACTGACACAGAAGAAGATTCATTCTGCTTTAATTCTCCAGTACAGAAAATCAGGAATTTAA
- the SPATA1 gene encoding spermatogenesis-associated protein 1 isoform X3: protein MLFSQMRPQTSQLVELHVFYVPAEVWNFKLNTVPVALTSKFVSAGFIRVSPHITLRVLREKLGEYLGGVTVADKFKFLKCIGKKLAVVKAKQETELELKSFAPPYALYPELYLLPGVEYFEDVYPLSTQPRHHFNAEAKRFVHGSRLPSLPQQKPEKSKPFLENIQSKHQLENLEVHSPVEWGEKEPVPVLHTNHKQDHNNRIQEEQIQFREKDQNGSDGSLFTPSHPNPADWESGKCDMILQSSEQNHLSQDQKDRNTPKWNDKAKGTAFTLHINHSDEQGQDNQAPRNHIKYQQALTNMENNEHQKETKLRRDRTQDAEILKIMERQTTEYVHKKQSLQQYSTRKTIGDLSEKLDNQADESKQNHLTCPKEYISPPSPPLLSVNPAQVPVLQAAKNKMAEQLQQMKKDRRHMEKTREELIKKAKGLLEQNKLRRYHVREEWKKKYFETKKATVSLEDTLNKLRQDLEVYHQKLLLQLEARDSQNRPNNTTNSKNYTIIRITTVQHELDHLQRKLDDTKMKLIKEIKGG from the exons ATGTTGTTCAGTCAAATGAGACCTCAAACATCACAG TTGGTGGAGCTCCATGTTTTTTATGTCCCAGCAGAAGTGTGGAACTTCAAGCTGAATACAGTTCCTGTAGCTCTTACTAGCAAATTTGTCTCAGCTGGATTTATAAG GGTGTCTCCTCACATCACATTAAGAGTGCTGCGGGAGAAGCTTGGAGAATACCTGGGTGGAGTTACAGTTGCAgataaattcaaatttttaaaatgcattggGAAAAAACTAGCAGTG gtgaaagcaaagcaagaaacaGAGCTGGAACTGAAGTCATTTGCTCCTCCTTAT GCACTTTATCCTGAATTATATTTATTACCTGGAGTGGAATACTTTGAAGATGTTTATCCATTATCAACTCAACCAAGACATCACTTCAATGCAGAAGCTAAAAGGTTTGTTCATGGATCAAGATTACCCAGTCTTCCCCAgcaaaaacctgaaaaaagcaaaccatttTTAGAAAACATACAAAGTAAGCATCAACTAGAAAATCTGGAAGTGCACAGTCCCGTGGAATGGGGTGAGAAAGAACCTGTTCCAGTTTTGCACACAAACCATAAGCAAGACCATAACAACAGGATTCAAGAAGAACAGATACAGTTTAGAGAAAAAG ATCAAAATGGATCTGATGGATCTCTCTTCACACCAAGTCATCCAAATCCTGCAGATTGGGAATCTGGAAAGTGTGACATGATATTacagagctctgagcagaaTCATCTCAGCCAAGATCAAAAAGACCGTAATACTCCTAAGTGGAATGACAAAGCCAAAGGAACTGCTTTTACTCTTCACATAAACCACAGTGATGAACAAGGCCAGGATAACCAAGCACCCCGAAATCACATTAAATATCAACAAG CATTaacaaacatggaaaataatgagcaccagaaagagacaaaattaAGAAGAGACAGAACACAGGATGctgaaattcttaaaataatggAAAGACAAACTACAGAATATGTGCACAAAAAACAAAG CTTGCAGCAATACAGTACTAGGAAGACTATAGGTGATCTTAGTGAAAAACTGGATAATCAG GCAGATGAAAGCAAGCAAAATCATCTTACTTGTCCAAAAGAATACATTTCACCTCCTAGTCCACCTTTACTTTCTGTAAATCCAGCTCAAGTTCCTGTACTTCAGGCAGCAA AAAACAAGATGGCAGAACAATTGCAACAAATGAAGAAAGACAGAAGGCATATGGAAAAAACTAGAGAAGAACTGATCAAAAAAGCTAAAGGACTACTGGAACAAAATAAGCTGAGAAGATACCATG TTCGTgaggaatggaaaaagaagtaCTTTGAAACTAAGAAAGCTACAGTTTCACTGGAGGACACTTTAAACAAATTACGACAAGATTTAGAGGTTTACCACCAGAAATTGCTCTTGCAATTGGAAGCCAGAGATAGCCAAAACCGACCAAACAATACAACAAACTCCAAG AATTACACAATCATCCGGATTACTACAGTGCAGCATGAACTCGATCACCTGCAGAGGAAGCTAGATGATACAAAAATGAAACtcataaaagaaattaag GGTGGATGA
- the SPATA1 gene encoding spermatogenesis-associated protein 1 isoform X4 produces MLFSQMRPQTSQLVELHVFYVPAEVWNFKLNTVPVALTSKFVSAGFIRVSPHITLRVLREKLGEYLGGVTVADKFKFLKCIGKKLAVVKAKQETELELKSFAPPYALYPELYLLPGVEYFEDVYPLSTQPRHHFNAEAKRFVHGSRLPSLPQQKPEKSKPFLENIQSKHQLENLEVHSPVEWGEKEPVPVLHTNHKQDHNNRIQEEQIQFREKDQNGSDGSLFTPSHPNPADWESGKCDMILQSSEQNHLSQDQKDRNTPKWNDKAKGTAFTLHINHSDEQGQDNQAPRNHIKYQQALTNMENNEHQKETKLRRDRTQDAEILKIMERQTTEYVHKKQSLQQYSTRKTIGDLSEKLDNQADESKQNHLTCPKEYISPPSPPLLSVNPAQVPVLQAAKNKMAEQLQQMKKDRRHMEKTREELIKKAKGLLEQNKLRRYHVKLWTSDCAGHTSFTSLEHFCAAETCRTASLKETLGLGLVFYLGGQIEPFVAGACVKTQLHLQRM; encoded by the exons ATGTTGTTCAGTCAAATGAGACCTCAAACATCACAG TTGGTGGAGCTCCATGTTTTTTATGTCCCAGCAGAAGTGTGGAACTTCAAGCTGAATACAGTTCCTGTAGCTCTTACTAGCAAATTTGTCTCAGCTGGATTTATAAG GGTGTCTCCTCACATCACATTAAGAGTGCTGCGGGAGAAGCTTGGAGAATACCTGGGTGGAGTTACAGTTGCAgataaattcaaatttttaaaatgcattggGAAAAAACTAGCAGTG gtgaaagcaaagcaagaaacaGAGCTGGAACTGAAGTCATTTGCTCCTCCTTAT GCACTTTATCCTGAATTATATTTATTACCTGGAGTGGAATACTTTGAAGATGTTTATCCATTATCAACTCAACCAAGACATCACTTCAATGCAGAAGCTAAAAGGTTTGTTCATGGATCAAGATTACCCAGTCTTCCCCAgcaaaaacctgaaaaaagcaaaccatttTTAGAAAACATACAAAGTAAGCATCAACTAGAAAATCTGGAAGTGCACAGTCCCGTGGAATGGGGTGAGAAAGAACCTGTTCCAGTTTTGCACACAAACCATAAGCAAGACCATAACAACAGGATTCAAGAAGAACAGATACAGTTTAGAGAAAAAG ATCAAAATGGATCTGATGGATCTCTCTTCACACCAAGTCATCCAAATCCTGCAGATTGGGAATCTGGAAAGTGTGACATGATATTacagagctctgagcagaaTCATCTCAGCCAAGATCAAAAAGACCGTAATACTCCTAAGTGGAATGACAAAGCCAAAGGAACTGCTTTTACTCTTCACATAAACCACAGTGATGAACAAGGCCAGGATAACCAAGCACCCCGAAATCACATTAAATATCAACAAG CATTaacaaacatggaaaataatgagcaccagaaagagacaaaattaAGAAGAGACAGAACACAGGATGctgaaattcttaaaataatggAAAGACAAACTACAGAATATGTGCACAAAAAACAAAG CTTGCAGCAATACAGTACTAGGAAGACTATAGGTGATCTTAGTGAAAAACTGGATAATCAG GCAGATGAAAGCAAGCAAAATCATCTTACTTGTCCAAAAGAATACATTTCACCTCCTAGTCCACCTTTACTTTCTGTAAATCCAGCTCAAGTTCCTGTACTTCAGGCAGCAA AAAACAAGATGGCAGAACAATTGCAACAAATGAAGAAAGACAGAAGGCATATGGAAAAAACTAGAGAAGAACTGATCAAAAAAGCTAAAGGACTACTGGAACAAAATAAGCTGAGAAGATACCATG TAAAGCTGTGGACTTCAGACTGTGCTGGGCATACCAGCTTCACGAGCCTGGAGCACTTCTGTGCAGCTGAAACCTGCAGAACAGCCAGCCTGAAGGAAACTTTGGGTTTGGGCCTTGTGTTTTATCTTGGTGGACAGATAGAACCTTTTGTTGCAGGTGCCTGTGTGAAAACTCAGTTGCATTTACAGCGAATGTAA
- the GNG5 gene encoding guanine nucleotide-binding protein G(I)/G(S)/G(O) subunit gamma-5, with protein sequence MSGSSNVAAMKKVVQQLRLEASVTRVKVSQAAADLKQFCLQNAQHDPLLTGVSSSTNPFRPQKVCSFL encoded by the exons aTGTCGGGCTCCTCCAACGTGGCGGCCATGAAGAAAGTGGTGCAGCAGCTGCGCCTGGAGGCGAGTGTGACCCGCGTGAAG GTTTCTCAGGCTGCCGCTGACTTGAAGCAATTCTGCCTGCAGAACGCGCAACATGATCCCCTACTGACAGGAGTATCATCAAGTACGAATCCATTCAGACCCCAGaaagtttgttcttttttgtaa